The segment TGGTCCTGGCCTGGGTGATGTGCGTTCCGAGTCTGGCCCGGTCTGCCATTGTGGCCGTGGAGGTGAATGGGCAAGCCATTGCCGTGGTTGATATTGAGCAACGGGTGCGTGACATCCATCGCGCGAAACCCAGGACCCGTTCCTCGGGCAGCGAGATGGCACTGAGCGTGGATGATATTGTGGATTCCCTGGTCAATGAGCGGTTGCTGGTGCAAGAAGCCTTGGACATGCACCTGGATGAGGGACCGGCGTTTCGCCTCAAGATGAAGGCCTTTGTGCGCGATCAATCCATACTGCAATTGTACAGGGAAGAAGTGGAAGGGCGAGTCCAGGTGGAAGAGGCTGACATCGCTGAACGCTATACTGCCTCTCTGGGAACTGAGACCGCGCCTCAGGACAAAATCCCTGATCGTATGCGGGACCGTATTGGCAAGATTCTGCGCAAGGAACGCCAAAAGGTTTTGGCCGATGAGTTTGTGACGCGGCTTCGGGCTCAATCCGAGGTTGTGGTGAATCATGAACTGTTGCAGGCGGTAAAGCTGCCTTTGTCCCGCATTGTCCCTGAAGGTTCTGTGGTCGTCGTGAATGGAGAGCCGGTGCCAATGGCCGAATTCATGGGCGATTTGGGGCGCGAATACGCCAAGGCCGAGTATATGCTGCAACGCTCCGAGGATGAGGCATCGCGGCTTGAGTGGCTGGAAGGTGCCAAGGAACGTGTACTCGATGCGTTGGTGACCAATGTGCTGGTTGGGCATGAAGCCTTGAAGCGTGACTATGCAGGGCAGGTTGAATTTGAACAGGCCGTTGCCGTTCGCCGTCATGCGCTGTTGCTGGATGCTTTTCGGACGCAGGTATTGCTGCCGTTGGCAGAGGCCACGGATGAGGACCTCAAACAGTTCTATGATGACCATGCCGAACTCTACACCCGGGGCTGCCAGGTGCGATTGGGTGAATTGCGGTTCAAGGAGATGGATTTGGCTCTGGCTGCTCAGGAGGAACTGCGTGGAGGGGCTGTTTTTGCGTACCTCGCAAGGCGACTTGGCGGACGTTCCACCCCCGGTGAAGGGTGGGTTTCCGAGAACAGACTGCCCTCGGTTTTTCGTGAGGCCTTGGTCACACTCCCCGAAGGAGGAGTCAGTGATGTGCTGACACTGGGGAGGGATCTGGTGGTACTCAAGCTGCGCGGGCGGCGAGGGTGCACGGTCATGCCTTACGAAGAGGTACTGCCTGATTTGCGACGTCGGGTCCTGGAACGCAAATACGCCATGGTCCGTGAACGCTATGTTCAGGCGTTGCGGAATCAGGCGCGCATAGTGATGCATAGCGAGGTGCTTGAGAGTCTGGAAGATGCGTTTTGGAAGAGCCCACCGGACACTACCGATCAATTGGAAAGGGGTGAGCAATGAGACACACGTTACCGGTTGTTGTCGTCATGCTGCTCCTGTTTGTCTGGAGTGGAACCGTTTCCTGCCGGAGAGAAGCCAGGCCAGCCACAGGTGGTATGGGCGCGGGTTGTGTGGATTGCCACGAGCCTGAGGTTGCCGCTTATGAGCGTATCGGGAAAGTGCATACTCCGGTCGCACAGGGCGATTGTGCTGCCTGTCATAAACCCCACGGTATAGTAGGGGGAGTGTACCTGCGCGCCGGAGGCGAAGCCCTGTGTGTGGGGTGCCATACTGACATGCGCGATGCGGCGAACAGGAAGGTTCCTCATGCCCCGGTGGCAGAGGGCGGCTGTCTGTCATGCCACGATCCCCATGTCTCTGCTCGTCCGGCTCTCGTGCGTGAACAGAGCCAGTGTTTTTCCTGCCATGACCGTGAACAGTTTGAGCGCGCTGTGCGTCACCAACCGCTGGACGAGGACGGCTGTTCGACCTGCCATGACGTGCATGGTTCGGATCATGGCAAACTGTTGAAGTCCGCAGGCCAGGATACTTGTGGCTCCTGCCACGCGGTTCAGGATAGGGCGTTTGCCGAGGCCCATGGCGGATTGATTCCTGCTGGTGATTCATGCACCTCGTGCCACACCCCGCATTCCTCAGCCGATAAAGGTCTGCTCAGGAAACAGATACATACCCCCTTTGGAAATGGCGATTGCATTTCGTGTCATGAACAGCCTGATGGATTGGGCACACCCGTCCTCAAACCGGGAGCGGAGCAATGCCAGGGCTGTCATGGCGATGCGGTCATGAGGAAAGGCGACACACCCCACGGGGCACAGGCTCAGGGTGGTTGTCTGTCCTGTCATAATCCCCATGCGTCGGACAACAAGGCCCAGGCTCGCTTGGCTGGTGGTGAACTTTGTTATTCGTGCCACCCACAGGCAGAGGGACGAATGGGGAAAGCCTATCGGCATACACCTGCTGACAAGGGCGATTGTACCGGATGCCATGAACCGCACTCCTCGAATCTGGAGAAAGGACTGAGGGCCGAAGGATCGGCTCTGTGTTTGCGTTGTCATGAGAGTGCCCCCTTTACCAAGGCGAGGGTGCATGCACCGGTCAAGGACGGAGCCTGTCTCGACTGCCATGATGCTCATTCCTCGGATAACAAGGGGGTGCTCAAGGCCCCGGAGGTCGAGCAGTGCTATTCATGCCATCCCAAGCAGCAGATGCGCTTTGACAAAGTCAATGTGCACACGCCTGTCAGGCTTGGACAATGTGTTTCCTGTCACAGTCCGCATAGTGCGCAACGCCGCGACCTGCTGAGCGATACTCGGGAAAAGTTGTGCTTCAACTGCCATGGTGACATGAAGGTCGGTTCTGCCGGCAAGGGGCATGACCCATTCAACAAAGGCGATTGTGAAACCTGTCATGACAGTCATGCCAGCGATCAGGATTTCCATCTGGTGAGTCCCGTGTCGGACATCTGCTCCCGCTGTCATGACCGACTGGCGACTCAGGATCAGACCACCGTGCACGAGCCTTTTGCCGGTGGACAATGCACCGCCTGTCATACTCCGCACGACAGTGGAGTGCGGCAACGCCTCAATAGGCCTCCGGGACCGTTGTGCCTGTCGTGCCATGAAGGAGTGAAGGACAGTCTGGAGTCCAGCAAGCATCGCCACAAGCCTGCTCAGGATGGTGATTGTCTGTCCTGTCATAAGGGGCATGCCTCAAAGACTCCTGGTCTTTTGACTGCTCCGGGCGGCAAGGTTTGCGAGACGTGTCATGCCAAGGGCAAGACGGGAAATCATCGCGGAGTGGACAACTCTGGTTCTGACTGCTCCGGCTGTCATGCACCGCATGCCGCGCAGACCAAGGCCTTGTTGCAGCCAGTGCTGCACGGGCCGTTCAAGGAGGGGGCGTGTTCCGACTGCCACAAATGATGCCTTTGCTGAGTGAGGAGGACAGGGCATGTCCATGAAACCGTGTTGGAGCATACCGTTGTGGGTGGTCGTCTTTGCTGCCCTCGTGTTGTGGGTCTTTGTGCCTTGGGCTTCGGGGGCTCGTCCGGGGGCCGGTCCGCCAGAGGGGTGTGTTTCGTGTCACCCTGGACTGAAGGCGGAGATGGCACAGGCCGATGCGCATGAACCCTTTCGGAAGCAGAAGTGTGATGGCTGTCATACCGTACATGCTTCCAAGTATGGGCACCTGCTCAAGGCGGAACCACGTGAACTTTGTCTGCGCTGTCATGACGGCGGCGGACGGGGGGGCGATGACATCGTGCACTCACCCTATGGCTCCGGGGATTGCATGAAATGTCACGACCCCCACTCGTCCGGTCGGAAAAAGATGCTTGTCGCGAAGCAGGATGAGCTGTGTTTCGGCTGTCACGACAAGGACCGTATTGCCAATGGGAAAATCCATGCCCCCGTGCGCAAGGGGAGTTGCTTGAGCTGCCATAAGGCGCATACGTCCCAAAATGAGGGCTTGCTCAGCAAGCAACGGGTGGCGTTGTGCAAAGGGTGCCATCCTGATGCCGGGACGAAAGCCGGAGCACACCGTGGCTATTCGGTTGCGGATGCCGATTGCATGTCCTGCCACAGCCCACACAGTTCACAACGCAAGGCTCTTGTTATGGATGCCAGCCATGAGCCTTTCAAGCGCGGCCAATGCTCCGCCTGCCACACAAAGGCTGCTGGCGGCGGTGCACTCAAGGAACAGGGGGCTCAGCTCTGCCTGCGCTGTCACGAGGATGAGGCCGAGAGCTTCCGCAAGACCGTAAGCCATACGGGCCAAGGTGTGTATTGCTTGAATTGCCATGGACCGCATGCTTCGGAACGCGACAAGCTTCGTCGTTCCAGCGAGACTAGGATGTGTCTGGGGTGCCATACCGATACTGCGGAATTGGTGCGAGATCCTCGTGCGTCATACAAGCACCCGCTGGTCAAGGAAGGGCGGTGCACCGGCTGCCATACCCCTCATGGTTCGGACCAGCCCCATCTCTTCGAGAAGGGAGAGATTGGAGGATGTACCAACTGCCATGAGCGGCACGCCCAGTTTACGCATCCCATTGGCGAAGACACGGTGGACCCACGCTCCAAGCGGGATATCTCGTGCATCACCTGCCACAACCTGATGGGCAGTCCCTATCCCTATGCACTGCGGTTCGACAGGAAGAAAGCCCTGTGTCTGCAATGCCATAAGGGATACTAGGTCTGCAGTGTAGTGAGGATAATAGAGATGGCAACGCGCATGATCATGCTGTTTTTGGTGTTGGCACTGGCCGTGCCTTGTTCCGTGCAGGCACGCAGTTCCGCGCCCGGACATCTGGTCTCTGTGGTTCGTTCAGCAGAAACAGGTCCTTTCGGGTTGCTGGGCGGGGTGTTTTTTGATGAAGCCCGCAAGCGGTTGTATGTGGCGGACACTTCAGGTGGTCGTATCCTGGCCTATGACTCGACTTTCGGCTTTGTGTCACAGTTTGATGGGGGGGGAGTGCTCAGCGCTCCTTCTGCTCTGGTGCGCGATGAGTCGGGCAGGTTCTATGTCATTCAGGCAGGAGAAGATGCCGTACTAACCGTGGATATGCAGCGCAAGACCATGGAACCGTTGAGTTTTGATGGCGTCCAGGGCATCAATGCGGTGCACCCCGTCAATCTTGCCCTTGATGGGGATGACAACCTCTATGTGGCCGATGCCGCCAACCAGCAGATATTGATGTTCGGACCAGACAGGCGCTACCACGGGGCCATTTCCGTGCCCCATGGGGATGGATTGCGGGACGTGAAGGTGACCGGCGGTCGAGTCTACACGGTGAATGCTCTCCGGGGTGGAGTATGTGTTTATGATCTCTCCGGTCGGTTGGTGACACAGTTTGGCGAACGGGGGCGGGAACGTGGGGAAATGGCCTTTCCCGTGAGCCTTGCGGTTGCTTCCGGTGGACAGGTTCACGTGCTGGACAGGCATCGTTGCAAGATCCTGGTATTTACGGCCAAGGGAAAGTTCCTGCATGAGTTCTCCAGAGAAGGATGGCGGGAGGGGCGCTTGCATTATCCATCCTATCTCTACAGGAATGAAGCTGGGCAGTTGTTTGTCGTGGATAGACAGAACGAACGAGTGAGTGTGTTCGAGCAGGGGCGCTGATGCGCAGGCGACGGGGTGTTGTTGCATGGGTATTGGCCTGGCTGGCAGTGCTGATGCTGCTGGCTTTGGCTTCGACTCTCGGGGCTCGGGTGTCCGGCCCGTGTTCCGATTGTCACACCATGCACAACAGTCAGGACGCAGCTCCCATGGCCTATGGATTTACCGGGAGCAGCTATGAAGCAAAGTCCGATCCCAACGCCAATCTGCTGATTACGGACTGCCTGGGCTGTCATTCGGCTCTGGACGGCAGTACGTGGAAAGATTCGACCACGGGGGCACCCATTGTATTCAACACTTCCGAGCCGAATTACGGGGCTTCTTCGGACGGCGGAACCACACGTCAGGGCTTGGCCGCAGGGAATTTCTATTGGGCGGGACAGGACGATGCCAACGGTCACAATATCATGGCTGCCGATGGCTCGTTGAGCACTGCTCCGGGCAATTCGGTGGGCTGTGGCGGTGACTCCTGCCACAACAATCTTGATCGCCCGTATGGGGGCGCGGGGTTCCTCAATGGTCGGTCTGCGTGTACGGGCTGCCATATGGTGTCCGGAAGCGTATCTCCTTCCGTAACTGGCTGGCATCACAAAGATGATGCCGGGCCGATTGTGAATACTGCCGAACAGGGCTGGTACCGTTTTCTTGCGGGGCATGAGACCGGTGACGGGCACGGGGTGGCAGGGCTTGAGGATGACGACTGGGAGCATACGACGTCCTCTTCGGATCACAACGAGTATCTTGGCAGTACAGGGGACAAGACCGATAGCCAGGCCATGGCCCGCGAAGGAAACACCATGAGCGGTTTCTGTGCCGGATGCCATGGCAATTTCCATGAACAGAATACGTCTCCCGCAGGGAGTTCGCCTTGGATACGCCATCCTTCGGACGCGGTTATTCCGGCGGGAGGCGAATATACAGCTTTTATCGCTTACGATCCTCTGGTGCCCGTGGCTCGTGCAAGCCTTGGCGGTACAGCCAGTCCGGCCGTGACGCCCGGTTCAGATATGGTGATGTGCCTTTCCTGCCATCGGGCCCACGCCAGCCCTTATTACAAGATGATGCGTTGGGATTATCGCAGCGGCGACCTGAGTACTTCGTTGTCGGGCTGTGGCGTGTGCCACACCAAGAAGAATTAAGAGGAGAGACGGATGCGTGCTGGATGGGTTTGGCTGGGTGCGATGGCCCTGTGCGCTTTGGCTACGGTGGCCTGGGCAGGTCCCTACACGGACTCGGCCCATGGTGATGCCGGCTTCGGAGTGCTGCGCTCCTCCGTGACGCAATACACTCGTGGGCATTGCGGACATTGCCATGAGCAGCACGCCAGCATTGCAGGCAGTGAACCCAGCCCCTCCGGTGGCCCGGATGCCTATCTGCTATATGAGACCAACCATGTCAGCCAGACCGAGAATTTCTGTTTCACCTGCCATACGGGGGCCGGTGGAAACCAGGTGGGTGGCATCTCCATCAATCGGAGCTACACATACAATTTCGGAGGGGATACAACTCCCGGCAGCTATGATTCGGATATTGCTGCGGCGTTTTCGCACACCATGTCTGGGTCCTCGCACCATCTGGATAGCATTGTCAGTCAGGTGCTGGGCAAGACCATGTACGATGCCGACAATATCCCCTGGTCATTGCCTGCGGATATCAACCCCTGTGATGCCTGCCATAATCCACATCTGGTCAAGCGCAATTATCCGGTGGATATCTCTGGTGGCCTGTTGGGAACAGCAGTCACCCGGCCTTCCGATCCGGATAACCTGTGGGGGGATGACAGTTCGGAGCGTGCCAGCGCTGTGGGATGGTATCAGGCTCCGTATTGGT is part of the Desulfovibrio ferrophilus genome and harbors:
- a CDS encoding peptidylprolyl isomerase, with the translated sequence MQGVTIRAAATVLVLAWVMCVPSLARSAIVAVEVNGQAIAVVDIEQRVRDIHRAKPRTRSSGSEMALSVDDIVDSLVNERLLVQEALDMHLDEGPAFRLKMKAFVRDQSILQLYREEVEGRVQVEEADIAERYTASLGTETAPQDKIPDRMRDRIGKILRKERQKVLADEFVTRLRAQSEVVVNHELLQAVKLPLSRIVPEGSVVVVNGEPVPMAEFMGDLGREYAKAEYMLQRSEDEASRLEWLEGAKERVLDALVTNVLVGHEALKRDYAGQVEFEQAVAVRRHALLLDAFRTQVLLPLAEATDEDLKQFYDDHAELYTRGCQVRLGELRFKEMDLALAAQEELRGGAVFAYLARRLGGRSTPGEGWVSENRLPSVFREALVTLPEGGVSDVLTLGRDLVVLKLRGRRGCTVMPYEEVLPDLRRRVLERKYAMVRERYVQALRNQARIVMHSEVLESLEDAFWKSPPDTTDQLERGEQ
- a CDS encoding cytochrome c3 family protein; its protein translation is MRHTLPVVVVMLLLFVWSGTVSCRREARPATGGMGAGCVDCHEPEVAAYERIGKVHTPVAQGDCAACHKPHGIVGGVYLRAGGEALCVGCHTDMRDAANRKVPHAPVAEGGCLSCHDPHVSARPALVREQSQCFSCHDREQFERAVRHQPLDEDGCSTCHDVHGSDHGKLLKSAGQDTCGSCHAVQDRAFAEAHGGLIPAGDSCTSCHTPHSSADKGLLRKQIHTPFGNGDCISCHEQPDGLGTPVLKPGAEQCQGCHGDAVMRKGDTPHGAQAQGGCLSCHNPHASDNKAQARLAGGELCYSCHPQAEGRMGKAYRHTPADKGDCTGCHEPHSSNLEKGLRAEGSALCLRCHESAPFTKARVHAPVKDGACLDCHDAHSSDNKGVLKAPEVEQCYSCHPKQQMRFDKVNVHTPVRLGQCVSCHSPHSAQRRDLLSDTREKLCFNCHGDMKVGSAGKGHDPFNKGDCETCHDSHASDQDFHLVSPVSDICSRCHDRLATQDQTTVHEPFAGGQCTACHTPHDSGVRQRLNRPPGPLCLSCHEGVKDSLESSKHRHKPAQDGDCLSCHKGHASKTPGLLTAPGGKVCETCHAKGKTGNHRGVDNSGSDCSGCHAPHAAQTKALLQPVLHGPFKEGACSDCHK
- a CDS encoding cytochrome c3 family protein, with product MSMKPCWSIPLWVVVFAALVLWVFVPWASGARPGAGPPEGCVSCHPGLKAEMAQADAHEPFRKQKCDGCHTVHASKYGHLLKAEPRELCLRCHDGGGRGGDDIVHSPYGSGDCMKCHDPHSSGRKKMLVAKQDELCFGCHDKDRIANGKIHAPVRKGSCLSCHKAHTSQNEGLLSKQRVALCKGCHPDAGTKAGAHRGYSVADADCMSCHSPHSSQRKALVMDASHEPFKRGQCSACHTKAAGGGALKEQGAQLCLRCHEDEAESFRKTVSHTGQGVYCLNCHGPHASERDKLRRSSETRMCLGCHTDTAELVRDPRASYKHPLVKEGRCTGCHTPHGSDQPHLFEKGEIGGCTNCHERHAQFTHPIGEDTVDPRSKRDISCITCHNLMGSPYPYALRFDRKKALCLQCHKGY
- a CDS encoding cytochrome c3 family protein encodes the protein MRRRRGVVAWVLAWLAVLMLLALASTLGARVSGPCSDCHTMHNSQDAAPMAYGFTGSSYEAKSDPNANLLITDCLGCHSALDGSTWKDSTTGAPIVFNTSEPNYGASSDGGTTRQGLAAGNFYWAGQDDANGHNIMAADGSLSTAPGNSVGCGGDSCHNNLDRPYGGAGFLNGRSACTGCHMVSGSVSPSVTGWHHKDDAGPIVNTAEQGWYRFLAGHETGDGHGVAGLEDDDWEHTTSSSDHNEYLGSTGDKTDSQAMAREGNTMSGFCAGCHGNFHEQNTSPAGSSPWIRHPSDAVIPAGGEYTAFIAYDPLVPVARASLGGTASPAVTPGSDMVMCLSCHRAHASPYYKMMRWDYRSGDLSTSLSGCGVCHTKKN